A genomic window from Silene latifolia isolate original U9 population chromosome 11, ASM4854445v1, whole genome shotgun sequence includes:
- the LOC141614584 gene encoding uncharacterized protein LOC141614584 — MVFKSWASFCYPRTEGGLDIKEVLTWNKTQLLKWIWKLDHKPQSLWVQWVKAYVIQNGSFWQLPFKSSDSWYWSNILKVRDWFLALMGTTEDAQLVLAGDVVGKFPGSVIYELVRDKQPKVRWANILCDSLCVPKHAVISLLVFQNSLPTIDNLNKRGLMIITRCSLCEAAGEDINHLFFKCLFSAAL, encoded by the coding sequence ATGGTTTTTAAGAGTTGGGCTAGTTTTTGTTACCCCAGAACTGAAGGTGGACTAGACATCAAAGAGGTCTTGACATGGAACAAAACGCAACTGCTGAAATGGATATGGAAACTTGATCATAAGCCACAAAGTTTATGGGTTCAATGGGTTAAAGCCTATGTTATACAGAATGGCAGCTTCTGGCAACTCCCCTTTAAGAGCTCTGATTCCTGGTATTGGTCTAATATTCTAAAGGTAAGGGATTGGTTTTTAGCTTTAATGGGGACAACTGAGGATGCACAACTGGTTCTTGCAGGGGATGTGGTGGGTAAGTTCCCTGGTTCAGTCATTTATGAACTTGTACGGGATAAGCAGCCAAAGGTGAGATGGGCTAATATCTTGTGTGATAGCCTTTGTGTCCCTAAACATGCTGTTATCAGTTTGCTTGTTTTCCAAAATTCTCTGCCAACTATTGATAATTTGAACAAAAGAGGGCTAATGATTATCACTCGATGTTCTTTGTGTGAAGCAGCTGGGGAAGACATTAATCATCTCTTCTTCAAGTGTCTGTTTTCTGCAGCTCTCTGA